AGACTGCTAAAACGAACGAGGTTCTCTCGCTCAGGCTTCTCCCCTAGACGTTGGCTTGGAAAGCCTGGAGTTGTCagatatcttttcatgtgcaaaCGCAGGTGGGAAAGTACCTTTAAGGCCTGGATTCTGCCTAGTAACTGAGGTGCTATTTAACTTTCCTCAGTCCTGAATTGCCTCAAAGTTATTCAATTGACTAAGCTTGAAAAGACCAGctttcagccaggcgcggtgtggctcatgactgtaatcccagcactttgggaggccgagtcaggtggatcacccgagatcaggagttcaagaccagcctaccagcatggtgaaaccccatctctgctaaagagaaaatgcaaaaattagccgggtgtggtggtgcatgcctgtaatcccagctgctcgggaggctgaggcaggagaattgcttaagccggggaggtggaggcttcagtgagccgagatggcttcattacactccagactgggcaacaagagtgaaactccgtctcaaaagaaaaaaaaaaagaccagctttctcttatattttcctattactttttttccccgctattttttttttaacgatcACAACCCACTTCATTTCCCCCTCGTTGCCTCTTCTTCCCCACAGCTTTCCATCCAGGTCTGGAATTAGCTCTGACTTCTCTACAAGCCCTGAGCTGAGCATGTTAGGTGCTCTACCTCCAGAATCCTCCCAGCATGGCCTGGAGATTGCTGTTGTCTTGACTCTAGACTTGAAAAaccaaggccgggcgtggtggctcatgcctgcaatcccagcactttgggaggccgaggagggcggatcacgaggtcaggagattgagactatcctggctaacacggtgaaaccccgtctctactaaaaatacaaaaaaattagccgggcgtggtggcgggcccctgtagtcccagctactcgggaggctgaggcaggagaatggcgggaacccgggaggcagagcttgcagtgagccgagatggagccactgcactccagcctgggcgacagagcgagactccgtctcaaaaaaaaagaaaaaccaagactAAGAGGTGTGGTAATCTGGCTAGGAAGGAAGTCACAgttgggagttggaggctgtaagTAACAGCCGAGTCCCTTACAGCCTGCGAGATCCACGCTGGATCTTGGtttgtttttcaacaaatgggTGTTGTTTTCTCAAATTCACTCCAAGAGGAAGCTGTGATTATAAATTAAATGATTTATTCAAGGGCTCCAAGCCTGTCAAGAGTGAGAATTTCTGACACATAAtccagggctttttttgtttttttttttttgagacggagttttgctcttgttgcctgggctggagtgcaatggcacgatcttggctcaccgcaaccttcgcctcccggggttcaagcgattctcctgcctcagcctcccgagtacctggaattaacaggcatgcgccaccacgcctggctaattttgtattttcagtagagacagggttcctccatgttggtcaggctggtctcgaactcaatCCAGGGCTCTTTTTAACCATACTATTTAAGCCCTGTTGCTTGAAGCCTGTGGTTATAACCTATGCTTACAAAGAAATAGTGATGAGGATAAAACAGGGTACTGAACTTGTCAATAGAAAACACATAAATaagaaagaggaggcagagaggaggacAGGAAAAGGTTGTCTTTTTGAAAAAGGacaaaatgatacaaaaattagccgggcatggtggcacacacctgtaatcccagctacttgggaggctgaggcaggagaatcacttgaacccaggaggcggaagttgcagtgagccgagattgtgccattgcactccagcctgggtcaccaaggcaaaactctgtctcaaaaaaaaaaaaaaaaaataagacaaagagagaaaaaaggaaggaaggaagaaggaatgagggagggaaggaaggaaggaaggaaagaaagaaggacaaaATGTGCTGCCCTTCAGATTAAAAACCAGTTTAATTCAAGCTGTTCTTCCTCTGAGACCGCATCAGGCTTTCACAGACACTGAGAAAGTTTCCATCGGCCCCCTGGTTTCTAATTTGGGCACACAGGTGATGTCATGGTAAAATGAATATGTGAAAAGTGCTTTGGGCGTCATATGGTCCATGAATAATTAAGGTGAGGATGATGGGATTCTTGTCTGTAGAAAGGAACCCgttttcttctgcttctctttctaCAATCAGTTATTGAGATTAAACTCTAAGTGCAGTGTCTTAGTGCAATAAAAATTAGTTTACATCCTGGAGTGAGAATTTATAAGAGTATGTGTTACGGAGAAATAAGCAATTAGTGATTGAACATAATATACACCCTGCCAGTTATGGAGCAACCAAACTACAAGTCTTTGCGGGTTCCCAATTTGTTCAGAACTCTTTATCCCACCTGATCAGTGCCTCCAACTTAGAATTGGGGGGTATTAATTTTGATCTGAAGTTCGACCTGGGATGAACAATCTCTACTCTTTTTGGTCACTCCCTGATTACCATCTCCTCCCATTATATCACACAAATGCAAGAGCCTAGAGCCCAGAATTAAGGAGAGTGATTAGTGATAGATTGTACAAGGGCATCGGGAAAGCTGGAGGGGGCCGGAAGACCAGCGTGTCCCATGTGCCTACCAAAATAAAATGCACCAGCTAGCACTGGgttgatgaaaaaggaaataggttcatattaattctttttttaaatgtctagcaTTGTTAAAGATACTATTTTACAGAATCGTAAATGCTCCAGAGCTCAAAATCAAGGGACCATCACAGCATTTCAGGTAAGGTACAAGTAAAGACGTATGAACTTTGCTTGTACTTGCAGCAGAGCACAAAATACAAGTGTTCGTTACCCTGCAACTAAATCCAGTGAGTTGTAAATTCGAAGAGCAGGCAAATGATTCAAGATGCTTCTATGCCTGCAGTGTCTGGAAGGATAGAACTAGGCCAAGAATGAGGTGAGAGTCAAACAAAGAAAGACCTGATGTAATTGTCTGGataaattaggagaaaatatgGTAAAAATTACTTGACTAGTTTAGATAAGCATAATTCAGCATTGacattttcatttaatcattcctATAGTCAATTTCATTTGATATGGACAGCATCTAAAGAGACATTAAAAGTCAactaaaaattagagaaattttaGTCATTTCAGAAAAGATTGATTTTGTATGCGTACTGTATTGAAGAAGTGATTTGTTCAAAAGAATTCTGGATAGACGCATGAAAGATAGTTAAGAAAATAGATATTTGGGTTGAATAAATTCTATTTTGGGGGCCCTATGGGCACAACTGGGTGTACCTGAGTCACGCTGTAGAATCTGATTCCAGAAGCAACTGAAAACTGATTCACTGAGTTGTAGAGAATTTTCCCTGTGTCCTTTCTTGTCATCATTTCCTATGTTCCTGACACTGTGAAATGGGGTTGGCCGCCGTCTCAATGTGTTCGCTTTTAGCTGGGGTAGCGGAAAAACCAACAGGAATAACTCCAGGTTCTAAAGTAGTGATTGTGAAGATAATACCTGAGGCACACCAAGAAGCACTATGGAAAATGTTATGGTATAATAGTAAGTGCAAAATGCAGGATTTAAGCTTGCATCTTCCtgcgttctttttttttattagagatggggcctgGCTGTGCTGcctaggcaggtctcaaactcctggcctcaagagctcttcctgccttggcctcccaaaagtgctgagattacaggcatgagccactgcacccagcctcccctgtgttcttgataaaataaaaatgtgtatgtcGTATAGGCAAGAGGTAAATGAAAGTACAGGACGTGGAAACATTGTGTTTAGAAACTATCTACGATATCATGTCGTCTTTGTGATTAAgaaaatgagccaggtgcagtggctcacagctgtcaTCCtaaagctttgggaggctgaggtaagaggatagcttgaggagttcaagaccagcctgggcaacacagtaagacccccatctctacaaaagagtaaattaattaattaattacatttaataaaaattagaagataTATTGGAAAAATTAGGTTTGTTGACTGTACCACATTCACAGATACAAATATATGTCTCCTACAAATCAGTATTACCTGGAATTTCTCACTAATGTGATCAGGGAGCAGGGAAACGAAAACTTGAGCATTCAATCAATAAATAGTTGAttgatggctgggcgcggtggctcacgcctataatcccagcactttgggaggccgaggcgggtggatcacctgaggtcaagtgttcgagaccagcctgctcaaaaatggtgaaaccctgtctctactaaaaatacaaaagttagccaggcatggtggcaggtgtctgtaatcccagctactcaggaggctgaggcaggagaatcgcttgaacctgggagggggaggtttcagtgagccgagatcgtgccattgcactccagcctgggcaatgagagtgaaactctgtttcaataaataaataaaataaaataaaataaaaagttgattaCTACATTCAGACAATGCTAAGAGCTAGAAACATGAGGAATACATGAGCTCGGCGCCAATGGAACATGCTTTCACAGCGGGTGCAGCTGACTACCACATCATACAAAACTCATCGCTGCCGTTTTAGATGTATAATCTGATTGGCATGGGCTCATAGAGGAGGGAGTAAGGGAAGAGTAAGAAGATTTCAAAGGAGAGGTGGTAATTGTGTCATTTATTAGAAGTATGAGTGTGGGGTAAGGGGtacgtgtgtatgcatgtgtgtgtgcatatgtgtgtgtgtgtgtgtgtgtgtgtgtgtgtgtgaacggGCTTCTTGTTTAGTACATTTTGCTGCTTCTTTACCACCCCAATCTGTTCCTGGACATGGTGATGGACTCTgtatatgttatctcattttattctcacaattGACCTATGGTGgtaaaattattctcattttttacagattaaaaaaaaagcctccttTAAAGCATTTGTAAATCTGGACATAAGAGCCTCTCTCCTAAAATTCAAGACTGAGATGCTTTTCTCTCGTTCCTCTAAGCATCAGGGTTCTCTGTCTGCATCCCATGCGTACCAGggcaaaataaacttgaaattcACTATGTTAGCCTCTATGCAATTTTGGGTGATGATGGGCTattggttgttttgttgttttaaaaaaaagaagttagccTTTATTCATCAGAGTGCCACAGTCACTTTGTACAGTAAGTTAGGTGGTGAGGTAAGCTTGCTAATTAATGGGGCTTTTAAAGGACTTTACCCAGCAGCAGACAAAATTAAGCCCTGGAAAGAATTTATCCCAGTAGCCAGTCATATGCCATGCCGTATAGCATACCCAGCCAATGGGGAGAGCGAGGTGTGGCTGTGGAAAAAGACAGGgttaagcaatttttttaaagcactacatatttattgacagaatATCTCTCCAGGCAGTATTCACATGCTTTAAACTGAAGCTCATAGCTTGGCAGTGCAGTTTAAGCAAATAAACTCAGGCTGTTGAACACAATGATTAACAGGAAGCAGGGGAGGGGACGTAGGTACTAGACTCTGGCCGGGAGAAGAGGCTGAGGTTAAGGTCTTAGAGCCGATGACTTGCAGAATGGTCACCTCACCCACTTGCGATTTCATGGTGGGAACAGGTGGACTCCCCGGAATCAGAACCTCTCTGAGGACATTTGTTTTTGTGTAGACACAGGTTGCAGGTTAGCAGGAGAACAGGCAAGCCAAATGCAAAGGAGCCACTTCAGAAATGTGTCACAGAAAAGTGAAAATGCAACCTAGTGGTAAATGaagaggggaagaagaaagaaaaaggaccaGAACCTTGAACCGAAGGGACGGGGAACAGCCAGACGAGAGCTGCAGCCATCACGAGGATGATTTCGGAAACTGGAGAAAATGTAAGTTAAATGTATCTACACTCTGATCCTATCTCAACAGAGAGACATTTTACTTGTTTCCTGGTTGTGAATGATGGGCTCTTGGAAGCACTGCCTTTTTAGCGTGTCTCTTATTTCTgccctgatttttgtatttgtttacaaTACTGAGTTATGGGAGAATAAACGTTTTCTGAGGGCAGCTCTGTCCAATGCTTCACTGTTGGCAGAAGCCTGTCATCAGATTTTTGAGGGGAAAGTTTTTTACCCAACAGAAAATGCATTGAAAACTACCCTTGATGAAGCTACCTGCTATGAGTACATGGTTCGAAGCCACTATGTAACGGAAACACTCTCTGAAGAAGAGGCTGGGTTCCCTTTAGCTTACACGGTGACCATCCACAAAGACTTCGGCACTTTTGAGAGGCTCTTCAGGGCGATTTATATGCCCCAAAATGTCTACTGTGTGCACCTGGATCAGAAGGCGACAGATGCCTTTAAAGGTGCAGTGAAACAGTTACTCAGCTGCTTCCCAAATGCTTTTCTGGCTTCCAAGAAGGAGTCGGTCATCTATGGGGGGAtctccaggctccaggctgaCCTGAACTGCCTGGAAGACCTTGTGGCCTCTGAGGTTCCCTGGAAGTATGTCATCAACACCTGCGGGCAAGACTTTCCCCTGAAAACCAACAGGGAAATAGTTCAGTATCTGAAGggatttaaagggaaaaatatcaCCCCCGGGGTGCTGCCTCCTGACCATGCTGTTGGACGGACTAAATACGTCCACCAAGAACTGTTAGACCACAAAAATTCCTATgtgattaaaacaacaaaattaaaaactcctcCTCCTCATGACATGGTGATTTACTTTGGCACAGCCTACGTGGCTCTCACAAGGGACTTTGCTAACTTTGTCCTTCAAGACCAGCTCGCACTTGACTTACTCTCCTGGTCCAAGGACACCTACAGCCCCGACGAACATTTCTGGGTGACACTCAACAGGATTCCCGGTATGTACGtctcttaacttttatttttacgaATAAACACTGCATGGTCAATGCTAAATAAGTTGCTTTGAAAAGAGTGGAAAATATGGGACAAACTTCTTTACAGTTTTAAatgtcagattaaaaaaaaaaatctttcatctgtaaaatggtaaaatgGACATGTATTATATCACCCACTCTTGTGAACCGCTCTGTTCACAGGACAAAAGACTGAAGGAACACTGgccatataaataaaaacatggctgagcatggtggctcaagcctgtaatcccagcactttgggaggcggaggcaggtggaccacttgaggtcaggagtttgagagcagcctgaccaaca
The nucleotide sequence above comes from Nomascus leucogenys isolate Asia chromosome 8, Asia_NLE_v1, whole genome shotgun sequence. Encoded proteins:
- the GCNT2 gene encoding N-acetyllactosaminide beta-1,6-N-acetylglucosaminyl-transferase isoform X2: MMGSWKHCLFSVSLISALIFVFVYNTELWENKRFLRAALSNASLLAEACHQIFEGKVFYPTENALKTTLDEATCYEYMVRSHYVTETLSEEEAGFPLAYTVTIHKDFGTFERLFRAIYMPQNVYCVHLDQKATDAFKGAVKQLLSCFPNAFLASKKESVIYGGISRLQADLNCLEDLVASEVPWKYVINTCGQDFPLKTNREIVQYLKGFKGKNITPGVLPPDHAVGRTKYVHQELLDHKNSYVIKTTKLKTPPPHDMVIYFGTAYVALTRDFANFVLQDQLALDLLSWSKDTYSPDEHFWVTLNRIPGVPGSMPNASWTGNLRAIKWSDMEDRHGGCHGHYVHGICIYGNGDLKWLVNSPSLFANKFELNTYPLTVECLELRHRERTLNQSETAIQPSWYF